In Vibrio bathopelagicus, the following are encoded in one genomic region:
- a CDS encoding response regulator yields MEKLNLICVDDQREVLSAVIQDLEPLASWLNIEDCESAQEVLDLIDELDAEGEHITVIVSDHVMPGKTGVELLTEVSHDSRFANTKKILLTGQATHTDTINAINAAGIDRYFEKPWQASTLVECIRTLVTEYIFDQGLDYTDYQNELDQQVVLRRLR; encoded by the coding sequence ATGGAGAAGCTTAATTTAATCTGTGTCGATGACCAGAGAGAAGTACTGAGCGCAGTGATACAAGATTTAGAGCCGCTGGCGAGTTGGCTGAATATTGAAGATTGTGAATCAGCGCAAGAAGTGCTTGATCTCATTGATGAACTTGACGCAGAAGGCGAACACATTACCGTCATCGTGTCTGATCATGTGATGCCAGGGAAAACGGGTGTGGAGTTACTCACTGAAGTGTCCCATGACAGCCGCTTTGCGAATACAAAGAAAATTCTTCTTACGGGGCAGGCCACTCATACTGATACCATCAATGCGATTAATGCAGCAGGCATCGACCGTTACTTTGAAAAGCCTTGGCAAGCAAGCACATTAGTTGAGTGCATTCGAACTCTTGTCACTGAGTACATATTTGATCAAGGGCTTGATTACACGGACTATCAGAATGAGCTTGACCAGCAGGTTGTGTTGAGACGCTTACGCTAG
- a CDS encoding opioid growth factor receptor-related protein produces MSEIARFISGEAPDKFGRNIKQLLAYNHFWLEHDHKYIQVFFPIDEGAKFNQHAPLVTQEDRAIFANSEALRTAHLQVLDLMLEFWGMQRDGSEISSLLSLGPTNHVWLKNHDHNQLRLTRTIRSLYLLGNEEVATNLCDFLIAAANETGSVSDKTVQYWRNALNG; encoded by the coding sequence ATGAGTGAGATTGCTCGCTTTATATCTGGTGAAGCGCCGGATAAGTTTGGTCGAAATATAAAACAGTTGTTAGCTTATAATCATTTTTGGTTGGAGCATGACCATAAGTACATTCAAGTCTTTTTCCCAATAGATGAAGGGGCTAAGTTTAATCAACATGCACCGTTGGTTACTCAAGAAGACAGGGCGATTTTTGCTAATTCAGAAGCTCTTCGCACTGCACATCTACAAGTGCTTGACCTGATGCTTGAGTTTTGGGGCATGCAGCGAGATGGAAGTGAAATATCTTCATTGTTGTCACTTGGTCCAACGAACCATGTATGGTTGAAAAATCATGACCATAACCAACTTCGACTAACACGAACCATTCGCAGTTTATACTTGTTAGGCAATGAAGAGGTTGCAACCAACTTATGTGACTTCTTGATCGCAGCGGCCAATGAAACGGGTTCTGTCTCTGATAAAACAGTGCAATATTGGCGTAATGCGTTAAATGGTTAG
- a CDS encoding GFA family protein: MSKGFKGSCLCGSVRFSVEGFSEKAANCHCSMCRKFHGAAFGTLVGVQDLIWLSGKDRLKEFVAPNGTIRTFCSNCGSSLGFRVQGEPLENIELANATFDVDIPVKIDAQIYTNYKSNWCELQPDLQMYSEGRTS, encoded by the coding sequence ATGAGTAAAGGTTTTAAAGGTTCGTGTTTGTGTGGAAGTGTACGTTTTTCCGTTGAAGGGTTCAGCGAAAAAGCGGCCAACTGTCATTGTTCAATGTGCCGAAAATTTCACGGCGCCGCTTTTGGTACGTTAGTTGGTGTGCAAGACTTGATCTGGCTTTCAGGCAAAGATCGACTCAAAGAGTTTGTCGCACCAAACGGCACAATACGAACCTTCTGCTCCAACTGTGGTTCAAGTTTAGGCTTCAGAGTACAAGGTGAACCTTTAGAAAATATCGAACTTGCAAACGCGACATTCGACGTGGATATTCCAGTCAAAATCGATGCTCAGATCTACACCAACTACAAATCTAACTGGTGTGAATTACAGCCAGATTTACAGATGTATTCAGAAGGGCGAACAAGCTAG
- a CDS encoding MBL fold metallo-hydrolase, with product MKITTLVDNTRLDERKDLAVERGLSLHIETEWSKILFDMGSGSTFCQNAALLDVDIEDVDLAIISHRHHDHCNGTAAFVEHNSKAKVYLKNCEEKNYYFRSYGFKSDVGINAELLKNNNDRLAFINKTTEVAPNVFAVTDISSKHEKPKGNQYLYTKSQHGWEQDSFDHELLLVIKECDGLVIFTGCAHSGVLNMVETAMDLFPGEKIKAVVGGFHLVGLPIFDSIGGTKQDIKDLGLALSQYPIDKLYTGHCTGQKAYGLLKEVLGDRLEAMPTGRCIEV from the coding sequence ATGAAAATAACGACATTGGTAGATAATACCCGATTAGATGAAAGGAAAGATTTAGCCGTTGAGCGAGGGCTGTCACTGCATATTGAAACTGAATGGTCAAAGATATTATTCGATATGGGAAGTGGCAGTACGTTTTGCCAAAATGCTGCTCTATTGGATGTTGATATTGAAGATGTCGATTTAGCCATTATATCACACAGACACCATGATCATTGCAATGGCACTGCCGCTTTTGTTGAGCATAATTCCAAAGCGAAAGTGTATTTAAAAAACTGCGAAGAAAAGAATTATTACTTTCGATCTTATGGATTTAAAAGTGATGTTGGTATCAATGCAGAGCTCCTCAAAAATAATAATGATCGGTTAGCCTTCATCAATAAAACGACTGAAGTTGCCCCAAATGTTTTTGCCGTCACTGATATTAGCTCGAAGCATGAGAAGCCAAAGGGAAACCAATATCTTTATACAAAATCTCAACATGGATGGGAGCAAGACTCGTTCGATCATGAATTACTATTAGTAATCAAAGAGTGTGATGGCTTAGTGATATTCACGGGTTGTGCGCACAGTGGCGTTCTCAATATGGTTGAGACTGCGATGGATCTTTTCCCTGGAGAGAAGATTAAGGCGGTTGTTGGGGGCTTTCATCTCGTTGGGTTACCGATCTTCGATAGTATCGGTGGAACAAAGCAAGACATCAAAGACCTCGGACTTGCACTATCACAATATCCAATTGATAAACTTTACACTGGGCACTGTACCGGCCAGAAGGCTTATGGTTTGTTGAAAGAAGTGCTTGGAGACCGTCTGGAGGCAATGCCTACAGGCAGATGTATTGAGGTGTAG